Proteins co-encoded in one Kribbella qitaiheensis genomic window:
- a CDS encoding pyridoxamine 5'-phosphate oxidase family protein, producing MTITTPLQPTDRTSLRRSKERAGTDREALHAVLREGMFCHLGVILGDAPLVLPTAYGIDLDKGIDGTLYLHGSVAARSVVAAPEQTICVTVTHADGLVLARSAFHHSVNYRSAVIFGIPRLVTDPDEKLHGLNVIVDHLVPGRSHGTRPPNRKELAKTSVIALPLTEASLKTRDGEANDEPEDLTLEYWTGVIPLRVVADEPVNNSDCDLLVPAHIRTRASQLGAPSAMR from the coding sequence ATGACCATCACCACGCCGCTCCAGCCCACCGACCGGACCTCCTTGCGCCGTTCGAAGGAGCGCGCCGGCACCGATCGCGAGGCGTTGCACGCCGTACTGCGGGAAGGCATGTTCTGCCATCTCGGCGTGATCCTCGGGGACGCCCCGCTGGTGCTGCCCACGGCGTACGGCATCGACTTGGACAAGGGCATCGACGGGACTCTTTACCTGCATGGCTCGGTGGCCGCCCGGAGCGTGGTCGCCGCCCCGGAGCAGACGATCTGCGTGACCGTCACCCACGCCGACGGCCTGGTGCTGGCCCGGTCGGCGTTCCACCACTCGGTGAACTACCGGTCGGCGGTGATCTTCGGCATACCGCGTCTCGTCACCGACCCGGACGAGAAGCTGCACGGCCTGAACGTGATCGTCGACCACCTCGTCCCCGGCCGCTCGCACGGCACCCGCCCGCCGAACCGCAAGGAACTGGCCAAGACCTCGGTCATCGCCCTCCCCCTCACCGAAGCCTCGCTGAAGACCCGCGACGGCGAGGCGAACGATGAACCCGAGGACCTGACCTTGGAGTACTGGACCGGCGTCATCCCCCTCCGCGTCGTCGCCGACGAACCGGTCAACAACTCCGACTGCGACCTCCTCGTCCCGGCCCACATCCGTACCCGGGCCAGCCAACTCGGCGCGCCGTCGGCCATGCGCTGA
- a CDS encoding ABC transporter permease → MSTVSYPIADTATMLRRNLRHALRYPGLSLGALGMPVIMILLFGLIFGDTFSAGLGGGTGGGSDFDYIDFLTPGILLMSIASGTMSPAVGAAMDMSEGIVARFRTMAIFRPAVLTGHVLGNVILTIASLALVIGFAVLIGFRPNASLGEWVLAAGLMIAVTVSLTWFAIALGLTSKTAEGASNIVLPISLLLPFLSNTFIPLESMPSGIRWFAEYQPFTAIIDTLRHLLLGAPMDSGTGWLALAWCVAIALVGYFWAQKSYNKGTAA, encoded by the coding sequence ATGAGCACCGTGAGCTACCCGATCGCCGACACCGCCACGATGTTGCGCCGCAACCTGCGGCACGCCCTGCGCTACCCCGGTCTGTCTCTCGGCGCGCTCGGGATGCCGGTCATCATGATCCTGCTGTTCGGCCTGATCTTCGGCGACACCTTCTCGGCCGGCCTCGGCGGCGGTACCGGTGGCGGGAGCGACTTCGACTACATCGACTTCCTCACCCCGGGCATCCTGCTGATGTCCATCGCGTCCGGGACGATGTCGCCGGCGGTCGGCGCCGCGATGGACATGAGCGAGGGCATCGTCGCCCGGTTCCGGACGATGGCGATCTTCCGGCCGGCCGTACTGACCGGGCACGTGCTGGGCAACGTGATCCTGACGATCGCCAGCCTGGCACTGGTGATCGGGTTCGCCGTCCTGATCGGCTTCCGCCCGAACGCGTCGCTCGGCGAATGGGTACTGGCGGCCGGACTGATGATCGCCGTGACCGTCAGCCTGACCTGGTTCGCGATCGCGCTGGGTCTGACCAGCAAGACCGCGGAAGGGGCGAGCAACATCGTGCTGCCGATCAGCTTGCTGCTGCCCTTCCTGAGCAACACCTTCATCCCGCTGGAGTCGATGCCGAGCGGCATCCGCTGGTTCGCCGAGTACCAGCCGTTCACCGCGATCATCGACACCCTGCGCCACCTGCTGCTGGGAGCGCCGATGGACAGCGGCACCGGCTGGCTCGCACTCGCCTGGTGCGTGGCCATCGCCCTGGTCGGCTACTTCTGGGCCCAGAAGAGCTACAACAAGGGCACCGCGGCCTGA
- a CDS encoding ATP-binding cassette domain-containing protein: MNSSSLAIDVTGLRKSYGDKLVLDGIDLKVAEGTIFSLLGPNGAGKTTAVQILSTLITADAGEIRVAGHDLSNDPEAVRAAIGVTGQFSAVDGLLTGAENLIMMADLHHLGRSEGRRRATELLEQFDLADVGKKLAMTYSGGMKRRLDLAMTLVGSPRIIFLDEPTTGLDPRSRHGMWQLVRELVAGGVTVLLTTQYLEEADQLADQIAVLDHGKLVAQGTPAELKRLAPGGHIRLRFTAPDEFAAAAQVLPAASRDDESLVLLVPNDGSVQSLRALLARIDDASLEVDELTVHTPDLDDVFFAVTGQPTSHQNDDQKVTSK; this comes from the coding sequence ATGAACAGTTCATCCCTGGCGATCGACGTCACCGGCCTGCGCAAGTCGTACGGCGACAAGCTCGTCCTCGACGGCATCGACCTGAAAGTTGCCGAGGGCACCATCTTTTCGCTGCTCGGCCCGAACGGCGCCGGCAAGACCACCGCGGTCCAGATCCTGTCCACCCTGATCACGGCCGACGCCGGCGAGATCCGGGTCGCCGGGCACGACCTGAGCAACGACCCCGAGGCCGTCCGCGCCGCGATCGGCGTCACCGGCCAGTTCTCCGCGGTCGACGGTCTCCTGACCGGCGCGGAGAACCTGATCATGATGGCCGACCTGCACCACCTCGGCCGCAGCGAAGGGCGCCGCCGGGCGACCGAGCTACTGGAGCAGTTCGACCTCGCCGACGTCGGCAAGAAGCTCGCGATGACGTACTCCGGCGGCATGAAGCGGCGACTCGACCTCGCGATGACGCTGGTCGGGAGCCCGCGGATCATCTTCCTGGACGAGCCGACGACCGGGCTCGACCCACGCAGCCGGCACGGCATGTGGCAGCTCGTCCGGGAGTTGGTCGCCGGTGGCGTCACCGTCCTGCTGACCACGCAGTACCTGGAGGAAGCGGACCAGCTCGCCGACCAGATCGCAGTACTGGATCACGGAAAGCTGGTTGCCCAGGGCACCCCGGCCGAGCTGAAGCGGTTGGCACCGGGTGGGCACATCCGGCTCCGCTTCACCGCGCCCGACGAGTTCGCTGCGGCGGCCCAGGTGCTGCCGGCGGCATCGAGGGACGACGAGTCGCTGGTCCTCCTAGTGCCGAACGACGGCAGCGTGCAGTCGCTGCGCGCCCTGCTCGCCCGGATCGACGACGCCTCCCTCGAGGTGGACGAACTGACCGTCCACACCCCCGACCTGGACGACGTGTTCTTCGCCGTCACCGGCCAACCCACCAGCCACCAGAACGACGACCAGAAGGTGACGAGCAAATGA
- a CDS encoding EXLDI protein produces MPNKTIYVSDDDLALYKRAQELAGNLSQAISTALRRYVEMEEGRLEGFDEITVRVGRGSGRKQRFSGVLIAEGGRSNKNGYEAFKVYRSKTGKFVLHADRSNQFTSTTTVDGEELTGWRTWIGSFATNQTWSMAQGETTLHVVDTVEELRELVPDDLYALVEEAADQPAVEDLDI; encoded by the coding sequence ATGCCGAACAAGACGATCTATGTTTCCGACGACGACCTGGCACTTTACAAGCGGGCCCAGGAACTGGCCGGGAACCTGTCTCAAGCGATCTCGACCGCGCTGCGCCGGTATGTGGAGATGGAAGAGGGCCGGCTCGAGGGGTTCGACGAGATCACCGTTCGGGTCGGGCGCGGATCGGGGCGCAAGCAGCGGTTCTCCGGTGTGCTGATCGCCGAAGGTGGCCGCTCGAACAAGAACGGCTACGAAGCCTTCAAGGTCTATCGGAGCAAGACCGGGAAGTTCGTCCTGCACGCCGACCGGAGCAACCAGTTCACCAGCACCACGACCGTCGACGGTGAGGAACTGACCGGCTGGCGGACCTGGATCGGCAGTTTCGCCACCAACCAGACCTGGAGCATGGCGCAGGGCGAGACCACGCTGCACGTCGTCGACACGGTCGAGGAACTGCGCGAGCTGGTCCCCGACGATCTGTACGCCCTGGTCGAGGAAGCCGCCGATCAGCCGGCGGTGGAGGACCTCGACATCTGA
- a CDS encoding cell division protein CrgA yields MPESSSRKTKKSSAEKVKVEKTPKKPRTTSRVWVAPLMLGCWLLGLAWLVVFYVAGQDIPVMRDLNNWNLLIGMGLIATGFVVSTQWI; encoded by the coding sequence GTGCCCGAGTCGAGCAGTCGCAAAACGAAGAAGTCCTCCGCCGAGAAGGTGAAGGTGGAGAAGACTCCGAAGAAGCCCCGCACCACCAGTCGCGTCTGGGTGGCGCCGCTGATGCTCGGCTGCTGGCTGCTCGGACTCGCCTGGCTCGTGGTCTTCTACGTGGCGGGCCAGGACATCCCGGTGATGAGAGACCTGAACAACTGGAACCTGCTGATCGGCATGGGCCTGATCGCGACCGGTTTCGTCGTCTCCACCCAGTGGATCTGA
- a CDS encoding DUF881 domain-containing protein, giving the protein MSRLRRFSLWRAGAPVALLCAGLLFATSATNARGTDLRPSRNTTLAGLVEEQSRRSATLTRQHAALSQDIEKLQAQQGSIAPKLAKQLKDLSEQVGTVPVAGPGLTVTLKDAPSQVVKDNPDVDADWLVIHQQDIQAVVNALWAGGADAISIQNHRVISTTGIKCVGNSVVLHGVPYLPPYKITAIGDRRMLQKALDDSQYIDNLQDYVVKFQLGYEVKTQSSISMPAYEGTLDLQSATVPGFEKTPTASPSSSTSGR; this is encoded by the coding sequence GTGAGCAGGCTGCGGCGGTTTTCGCTCTGGCGCGCGGGTGCGCCGGTGGCGCTGCTGTGCGCCGGTCTGCTGTTCGCGACCAGTGCCACCAACGCTCGTGGCACCGATTTGCGCCCTAGCCGCAACACTACGCTCGCGGGTCTCGTGGAGGAACAGAGTCGCCGCAGCGCGACCCTGACCCGGCAGCACGCGGCTCTAAGCCAGGACATCGAGAAGCTCCAGGCGCAACAGGGCTCGATCGCGCCGAAGCTGGCCAAGCAGCTGAAGGATCTGTCCGAGCAGGTCGGCACGGTCCCGGTCGCCGGCCCGGGTCTCACCGTCACGCTCAAGGACGCCCCGTCGCAGGTGGTGAAGGACAACCCGGACGTCGACGCCGACTGGCTGGTGATCCATCAGCAGGACATCCAGGCCGTCGTGAACGCGCTCTGGGCCGGTGGCGCCGACGCCATCTCGATCCAGAACCACCGGGTCATCTCGACCACCGGGATCAAGTGCGTGGGCAACTCGGTGGTCCTGCACGGCGTTCCGTACCTGCCGCCGTACAAGATCACCGCGATCGGGGATCGCCGCATGCTGCAGAAGGCGCTGGACGATTCGCAGTACATCGACAACCTGCAGGACTACGTGGTGAAATTCCAGCTCGGCTACGAGGTGAAGACCCAGTCGTCGATCTCGATGCCGGCGTACGAGGGCACGCTGGACCTCCAGAGCGCGACAGTGCCGGGTTTCGAGAAGACGCCGACGGCCAGTCCGTCCTCGTCCACCAGCGGTCGTTGA
- a CDS encoding aminodeoxychorismate/anthranilate synthase component II: MPRILVVDNYDSFVYNLVQYLQQLQADTTVLRNDEITPDQVTEYDGVLLSPGPGTPEEAGACVDIVKEKGGQVPIFGVCLGLQAIGVAYGGVVGRADELLHGKTSQVFHEGAGVLSGLPSPFTATRYHSLAIAQDSVPDELQVTARTEAGVIMAARHRDLAVEGVQFHPESVLTEGGHRMLANWLATCGDPEAVGRSAGMAPVVS, encoded by the coding sequence ATGCCGCGGATTCTTGTCGTCGACAACTACGACTCCTTCGTCTACAACCTGGTGCAGTACCTCCAGCAGTTGCAGGCCGACACCACTGTGCTTCGCAACGACGAGATCACGCCGGACCAGGTCACGGAGTACGACGGCGTGCTGCTGTCGCCCGGACCGGGGACGCCCGAGGAAGCCGGGGCGTGCGTCGACATCGTGAAGGAGAAAGGCGGCCAGGTCCCGATCTTCGGGGTCTGCCTGGGCCTGCAGGCGATCGGAGTCGCGTACGGCGGGGTGGTCGGTCGCGCGGACGAGTTGCTGCACGGCAAGACCAGTCAGGTGTTCCACGAAGGCGCAGGGGTGCTCTCCGGGTTGCCGTCGCCGTTCACCGCGACCCGGTACCACTCGCTGGCGATCGCACAGGACAGCGTGCCCGACGAGTTGCAGGTGACGGCGCGGACCGAGGCCGGTGTGATCATGGCGGCGCGGCACCGGGACCTGGCGGTCGAGGGCGTCCAGTTCCACCCCGAGTCGGTGCTCACCGAGGGCGGCCACCGGATGCTGGCCAACTGGCTCGCGACCTGCGGCGACCCCGAAGCGGTGGGCCGCTCGGCCGGGATGGCTCCCGTCGTCAGCTGA
- the pknB gene encoding Stk1 family PASTA domain-containing Ser/Thr kinase gives MTSQARLVGGRYEEGEPLGRGGMADVRKGIDNRLGRSVAIKRLRVDLASDSTFQARFRREAQSAASLNHPTIVSVYDTGEEPDPNGSGITIPYIVMELVTGKTLRDLIREGRKIMPERALEITSGVLEALDYSHRAGIVHRDIKPGNVMLTPQGQVKVMDFGIARAVADTTSDMTQTAAVIGTAQYLSPEQARGETVDARSDLYSTGCLLYELLVGRPPFVGESPVSVAYQHVREEPLPPSSYDPDIPPEVDAVVLKALTKNREHRYQSASEMRADIHRVLAGQQVTAPMVAVAETRAIQQTAVAPSTAATQAYRPQQSDLLPPDNGDDEVEAARARRNRGLAYFLLGLAIVAVAVGAYAIITNMGKKDDAPPVAIQVSVPSVVGKSLAEATAIIEAKGLQVASTSAASTDVPKGSVARQTPGPNAMVDKNSTVNLVVSAGPNTFAVPNVIGKSESDARDALENSPGKFEVASKTNTTDSDKPKGTVVSISPDAGGQYAPGTRFTLTLSSGSVKVEVPDVTTRNQDDATQALKALGLVVGYLSAPTTDPTIAEGTVVKQSVKAGSKVDKGTKVVLSIATKVEPTDPPSSTPTDPPSTTETPIIGGGVPGRSPSGER, from the coding sequence ATGACATCGCAGGCACGTCTCGTCGGCGGCCGCTACGAAGAGGGCGAGCCGCTGGGTCGAGGGGGTATGGCCGACGTCCGCAAGGGCATCGACAACCGGCTCGGGCGGTCGGTCGCGATCAAGCGGCTCCGGGTCGACCTGGCCAGCGACTCCACCTTCCAGGCCAGATTCCGGCGCGAGGCACAGTCGGCGGCCTCGCTGAACCACCCGACCATCGTCTCGGTCTACGACACCGGCGAGGAGCCGGACCCGAACGGCTCCGGCATCACCATTCCGTACATCGTGATGGAACTGGTGACCGGTAAGACGCTGCGTGACCTGATCCGCGAGGGCCGCAAGATCATGCCCGAGCGCGCCCTGGAGATCACCTCCGGCGTGCTCGAGGCGCTCGACTACAGCCACCGGGCCGGCATCGTGCACCGCGACATCAAGCCCGGCAACGTGATGCTGACCCCGCAGGGCCAGGTCAAGGTGATGGACTTCGGCATCGCCCGCGCCGTCGCGGACACCACCTCCGACATGACCCAGACCGCGGCCGTGATCGGCACCGCGCAGTACTTGTCGCCCGAGCAGGCTCGTGGTGAGACGGTCGACGCGCGGTCCGACCTGTACTCGACCGGCTGCCTGCTGTACGAACTGCTCGTCGGCCGGCCGCCTTTCGTGGGTGAGTCGCCGGTCTCGGTGGCCTACCAGCACGTCCGGGAAGAGCCGCTGCCGCCGTCGTCGTACGATCCGGACATCCCGCCGGAGGTCGACGCGGTCGTCCTGAAGGCGCTGACCAAGAACCGCGAGCACCGCTACCAGAGCGCCTCGGAGATGCGGGCCGACATCCACCGGGTGCTGGCCGGCCAGCAGGTGACCGCACCGATGGTCGCGGTCGCCGAGACCCGCGCGATCCAGCAGACCGCCGTGGCACCGTCCACGGCCGCGACCCAGGCGTACCGGCCGCAGCAGAGCGACCTGCTGCCGCCGGACAACGGGGACGACGAGGTCGAAGCTGCCCGGGCCCGCCGGAACCGTGGCCTGGCGTACTTCCTGCTCGGCCTGGCGATCGTCGCCGTCGCGGTCGGCGCCTACGCGATCATCACGAACATGGGCAAGAAGGACGACGCGCCCCCCGTCGCCATCCAGGTCTCCGTGCCGAGTGTCGTCGGTAAGTCGCTGGCCGAGGCGACCGCGATCATCGAGGCGAAGGGGCTGCAGGTGGCCTCGACCTCCGCGGCCAGCACCGACGTACCGAAGGGCTCGGTGGCCAGGCAGACCCCCGGTCCGAACGCGATGGTCGACAAGAACTCCACCGTCAACCTCGTGGTGTCCGCCGGACCGAACACCTTCGCGGTGCCGAACGTGATCGGTAAGTCCGAGTCGGACGCCCGGGACGCCCTGGAGAACTCGCCGGGCAAGTTCGAGGTGGCGTCCAAGACGAACACCACCGACAGCGACAAGCCCAAGGGCACCGTCGTCAGCATCAGCCCGGACGCCGGCGGCCAGTATGCGCCCGGCACCCGGTTCACGCTGACCCTGTCCAGCGGCAGTGTGAAGGTGGAGGTGCCGGACGTCACCACGCGGAACCAGGACGACGCGACCCAGGCACTCAAGGCTCTCGGGCTGGTTGTCGGCTACTTGTCGGCGCCCACCACCGACCCGACCATCGCCGAGGGCACCGTGGTCAAGCAGAGCGTGAAGGCGGGCAGCAAGGTGGACAAGGGCACCAAGGTCGTGCTCTCGATCGCGACCAAGGTCGAGCCGACGGACCCGCCGAGCAGCACGCCGACCGACCCCCCGAGCACCACCGAGACGCCGATCATCGGCGGCGGGGTGCCCGGCCGGAGCCCCAGCGGCGAGCGCTGA
- a CDS encoding peptidoglycan D,D-transpeptidase FtsI family protein, producing the protein MNSAIRRLAVAAIILMLALMANSTYLQAFRAGELNGRNDNRRVRDSQFSVNRGPILVGSTPVAKSAESNDRFVYQRTYPPNIAKIYAPVTGFYSYLFGRAGIELSQNSELNGSDPSLAFRRVVDVITDRRQQGASVSLTLNAAAQQAAYRGLAGKKGAVVAIEPKTGKVLALVSLPTYDPNELAGHDLTKVGASWKALNADKDRPMSNRAIKELYPPGSTFKLVTAAAALSSGKYNPQTQVRSPAELDLPQTTVKLPNENGRNCGGSDNATLTVALRNSCNTAFGSIGLDLGAEALRDQAEKFGFGERQLPELGAAASQFPADPNAPQTAQSAIGQFDVRATPLQMAMVAAGIANGGDVMKPYIVQNIKTVDLKTVSETKPESLHQAVSPEVAAQLTAMMVDVVKNGTGKPGQISGIDVAGKTGTAQTSPDKPPFAWFTAFAPANDPKIAVAVMIEDANVPRNDIAGGALAAPIAKAVMEAVLNQ; encoded by the coding sequence GTGAACTCAGCAATCCGACGACTGGCCGTGGCCGCGATCATCCTGATGCTCGCGCTGATGGCCAACTCCACCTATTTGCAGGCCTTCCGGGCCGGTGAACTGAACGGCCGCAATGACAACCGCCGGGTCCGCGACTCGCAGTTCTCGGTGAACCGCGGCCCGATCCTGGTCGGCAGTACGCCGGTCGCGAAGAGCGCGGAGTCGAACGATCGGTTCGTGTACCAGCGGACCTACCCGCCGAACATCGCCAAGATCTACGCCCCGGTGACCGGGTTCTACTCCTACCTGTTCGGCCGGGCCGGCATCGAGCTGAGCCAGAACTCGGAGCTGAACGGCTCGGACCCGTCGCTGGCCTTCCGCCGGGTGGTCGACGTGATCACCGATCGACGGCAGCAGGGCGCGAGCGTCTCGCTGACACTGAACGCGGCCGCCCAGCAGGCGGCGTACCGGGGACTGGCAGGCAAGAAGGGTGCGGTCGTCGCGATCGAGCCGAAGACCGGCAAGGTGCTCGCGCTGGTGAGCCTGCCGACCTACGACCCGAACGAGCTGGCCGGGCACGACCTGACCAAGGTCGGCGCCAGCTGGAAGGCGCTGAACGCGGACAAGGACAGGCCGATGTCGAACCGCGCGATCAAGGAGCTCTACCCGCCGGGTTCGACCTTCAAGCTGGTCACCGCGGCCGCCGCCCTGTCGAGCGGCAAGTACAACCCGCAGACCCAGGTGCGCTCACCGGCCGAGCTGGACCTGCCACAGACCACGGTCAAGCTGCCCAACGAGAACGGCCGCAACTGCGGCGGCAGCGACAACGCGACGCTGACCGTGGCGCTGCGGAACTCGTGCAATACCGCGTTCGGCTCGATCGGCCTCGATCTCGGCGCCGAGGCGCTCCGGGACCAGGCGGAGAAGTTCGGCTTCGGTGAGCGGCAACTGCCCGAACTGGGCGCCGCGGCCAGCCAGTTCCCGGCTGACCCGAACGCACCGCAGACGGCCCAGTCCGCGATCGGCCAGTTCGACGTCCGGGCGACACCGTTGCAGATGGCGATGGTGGCGGCCGGGATCGCCAACGGCGGCGACGTGATGAAGCCGTACATCGTCCAGAACATCAAGACCGTGGACCTGAAGACGGTCTCCGAGACCAAGCCGGAGTCGCTGCACCAGGCGGTCTCGCCGGAGGTCGCGGCCCAGCTGACCGCGATGATGGTCGACGTGGTGAAGAACGGCACCGGCAAGCCGGGCCAGATCAGCGGCATCGACGTGGCCGGCAAGACCGGTACGGCGCAGACCTCGCCGGACAAGCCGCCGTTCGCCTGGTTCACCGCGTTCGCGCCGGCCAACGACCCGAAGATCGCGGTCGCGGTGATGATCGAGGACGCGAACGTCCCGCGCAACGACATCGCCGGCGGCGCTCTGGCGGCGCCGATCGCCAAGGCCGTGATGGAAGCGGTGCTGAACCAGTGA
- a CDS encoding FtsW/RodA/SpoVE family cell cycle protein encodes MSIASTSVIQIMPRTRRGVELMLLIVAIGVSVGAYVNIGITVQDKVPASTGYYAAGIGLLALIAHLALRYRAPYADPVLLPCAVLLNGLGVAMIQRLDPGIRAIAVAAGRTPKSPAAPQQITWTAVGVVLFLAVILVIRDHRRLQALTYTAGLAGLLLLVLPLIPGLGVNINGARIWIRLAGMSFQPGEFAKLCLVVFFAGYLVVKRDVLTLAGHRFLGLDLPRARDLGPIGIAWLVSLGVLVFENDLGSSLLFFGLFLFLLYVATERAGWLIIGGLLFVGGAYFAYSTIGHVHKRITDWLDPFSIDQGQIAVGLMGQGWGGALGRGLGQGRPELTAYSQSDMIISSFAEELGLTGLVAIILIYTLIIERGLRTALGCRDIFGKLVATGLAMSFALQVFVIIGGVTGLIPLTGLATPFMALGGTSLVANWAIIALLLRISDQARRPQTPAAPVSDETIAMAVQKQ; translated from the coding sequence ATGAGCATCGCCTCGACGTCCGTCATCCAGATCATGCCGCGCACCCGTCGCGGGGTGGAGCTGATGCTGCTGATCGTCGCGATCGGTGTCTCGGTCGGCGCCTACGTCAACATCGGCATCACCGTGCAGGACAAGGTCCCCGCGAGCACCGGGTACTACGCGGCCGGCATCGGCCTGCTCGCGTTGATCGCCCACCTGGCGCTGCGCTACCGGGCGCCGTACGCCGATCCGGTGCTGCTGCCCTGCGCGGTGCTGCTGAACGGCCTCGGGGTGGCGATGATCCAACGGCTCGACCCGGGTATCAGGGCGATCGCGGTCGCGGCCGGCCGGACCCCGAAGTCACCGGCGGCTCCGCAGCAGATCACCTGGACCGCGGTCGGCGTCGTGCTCTTCCTGGCGGTGATCCTTGTGATCAGAGATCACCGCCGCCTGCAGGCGCTCACCTACACCGCCGGACTGGCCGGTCTGCTGCTGCTCGTGCTGCCGCTGATCCCGGGGCTCGGCGTGAACATCAACGGCGCCCGGATCTGGATCCGGCTGGCCGGGATGTCGTTCCAGCCCGGTGAGTTCGCGAAGTTGTGCCTGGTCGTCTTCTTCGCCGGCTACCTGGTGGTGAAGCGCGACGTGCTGACGCTGGCCGGGCACCGGTTCCTCGGCCTCGACCTGCCCCGCGCCCGCGACCTCGGGCCGATCGGGATCGCCTGGCTGGTCAGCCTGGGTGTGCTGGTGTTCGAGAACGACCTCGGGTCGTCGCTGCTGTTCTTCGGCCTGTTCCTGTTCCTGCTGTACGTGGCCACCGAACGAGCCGGCTGGTTGATCATCGGTGGCCTGCTGTTCGTCGGTGGCGCGTACTTCGCGTACTCGACCATCGGTCACGTGCATAAGCGGATCACCGACTGGCTGGACCCGTTCTCGATCGACCAGGGCCAGATCGCGGTCGGCCTGATGGGTCAGGGCTGGGGCGGCGCGCTCGGCCGCGGCCTCGGCCAGGGCCGGCCGGAGCTCACCGCGTACTCGCAAAGCGACATGATCATCTCCTCGTTCGCCGAGGAGTTGGGCCTGACGGGGCTGGTCGCGATCATCCTGATCTACACGCTCATCATCGAGCGCGGCCTGCGGACGGCGCTCGGCTGCCGGGACATCTTCGGCAAGCTGGTCGCGACGGGTCTGGCGATGTCGTTCGCGCTGCAGGTCTTCGTGATCATCGGCGGGGTCACCGGGCTGATCCCGCTGACCGGCCTGGCCACGCCGTTCATGGCGCTGGGCGGAACGTCACTGGTGGCGAACTGGGCGATCATCGCGCTGCTGCTGCGGATCAGTGACCAGGCCCGCCGGCCGCAGACCCCGGCGGCTCCCGTGTCCGACGAGACGATCGCCATGGCGGTGCAGAAGCAGTGA